A region of Methanomicrobium sp. W14 DNA encodes the following proteins:
- a CDS encoding isoprenylcysteine carboxylmethyltransferase family protein — protein MTTSFSRHSGERIKCSDNGSMYVVIFGVFFSIYAAIFIHDNYNISLTAIFYWIGILLMAGGIALRCFSIWMLKESFTLSVMTKTNQSLVRNGPYQYIRHPAYAGSILTLLGFAFVLRTLLAPFAVLAICICTYGYRIFIEEKSLLKHFGKQYQDYCKNTWRLIPKIW, from the coding sequence ATGACGACATCATTTAGTCGACATTCCGGAGAAAGAATAAAATGCTCAGATAATGGTTCTATGTATGTTGTAATATTTGGAGTTTTCTTTAGTATCTATGCTGCCATTTTCATACATGATAATTACAATATTAGTTTAACGGCTATATTTTATTGGATTGGTATTCTTCTGATGGCTGGAGGAATTGCATTAAGGTGTTTTTCCATCTGGATGCTAAAAGAATCATTCACACTATCTGTCATGACAAAAACAAATCAATCACTGGTAAGAAATGGTCCATACCAATACATAAGGCACCCAGCCTACGCTGGTTCTATTCTCACCCTTTTAGGATTTGCTTTTGTATTGAGAACATTATTAGCTCCTTTTGCAGTTTTAGCGATTTGTATATGCACATACGGATACAGAATATTTATTGAAGAAAAATCGTTATTAAAGCATTTTGGGAAGCAATATCAGGACTATTGTAAGAACACATGGAGACTAATCCCAAAAATTTGGTAG